Proteins encoded within one genomic window of Streptomyces profundus:
- a CDS encoding glycosyltransferase family 2 protein translates to MRLARYEYERFSRLAGPLTEPGPAYRVAYRRLITREPRRRRATLLMTLAPTLSLVLLLWMVWPSHWTERSHAPLWLLVADGVMLFCIALIELFRLVNVVSVAHATLVAQDPVPVFPEIGTRVAFLTTYVPGKEPLAMVRATLEGAVRLRHAGPRDVWLLDEGDSDDARELCAELDVHHFSRRGVPHWNQESGPHRAKTKHGNYNAWLDAHGEDYDLFASVDTDHVPLPDYLERMLGYFRDPDVAFVVGPQVYGNYDGPVTKAAESQQFLFHALIQRAGNRYGSPMFVGTNNAVRISALRSIGGLRDSVTEDMATGFELHRTVNPESGNRWRSVYTPDVLAVGEGPTSWTDFFSQQLRWSRGTYETLLQQYGRGGTPHRAGSLLNYSLMLAFYPMAAITWTLGVLGCVLYLVLGASGTQVSSSVWLMLYSDVAALQIGLYVWNRRHNVSPHEPAGSSGTAGMLMSALSAPIYARSLADALLRRRSGFVVTPKGGAASPDQPATFRWHLGWAGVLTAALLISMALGHTHVAMRTWALIALAVSLAPPAIWAWSSRDQRRRAVGRHRARGQWARLGTVRRPALQLSTDADRPTQPGGERPPRRPVGADL, encoded by the coding sequence GTGCGGCTTGCGCGGTACGAGTACGAGAGATTCAGCCGCCTCGCCGGCCCGCTCACCGAGCCGGGCCCGGCGTACCGGGTGGCCTACCGACGCCTGATCACGCGCGAGCCGCGTCGCAGGCGAGCCACGCTGCTGATGACGCTGGCTCCGACGCTCTCCCTGGTGCTGCTGCTGTGGATGGTCTGGCCCAGCCACTGGACGGAGCGCAGCCACGCGCCCCTGTGGCTGCTGGTCGCGGACGGCGTGATGCTGTTCTGCATCGCCCTGATCGAGCTGTTCCGGCTGGTCAACGTGGTCTCGGTGGCGCACGCCACGCTGGTCGCCCAGGATCCGGTCCCGGTGTTCCCCGAGATCGGCACCCGGGTCGCCTTCCTGACCACCTACGTTCCGGGGAAGGAACCGCTCGCCATGGTGCGGGCCACCCTGGAGGGCGCCGTTCGGCTGCGGCACGCCGGCCCCAGGGACGTCTGGCTGCTGGACGAGGGTGACAGCGACGACGCGCGCGAGCTGTGCGCCGAGCTCGACGTGCACCACTTCAGCCGCCGGGGCGTCCCGCACTGGAACCAGGAGAGCGGGCCGCACCGGGCGAAGACCAAGCACGGGAACTACAACGCCTGGCTCGACGCGCACGGCGAGGACTACGACCTCTTCGCCTCCGTGGACACCGACCACGTTCCGCTGCCCGACTATCTGGAGCGGATGCTCGGCTACTTCCGCGATCCGGATGTCGCGTTCGTCGTCGGCCCCCAGGTCTACGGCAACTACGACGGGCCTGTCACCAAGGCGGCGGAGAGCCAGCAGTTCCTCTTCCACGCGCTGATCCAGCGGGCCGGCAACCGCTATGGCTCCCCGATGTTCGTCGGCACCAACAACGCGGTGCGGATCTCGGCGCTGCGGTCCATCGGCGGGCTGCGGGACTCCGTCACCGAGGACATGGCCACCGGCTTCGAGCTGCACCGCACCGTCAACCCGGAGTCCGGCAACCGGTGGCGTTCCGTCTACACGCCCGACGTGCTGGCCGTCGGCGAGGGGCCGACTTCCTGGACCGACTTCTTCAGCCAGCAACTGCGCTGGTCGCGCGGGACCTACGAGACCCTGCTCCAGCAGTACGGCAGGGGCGGGACACCGCACCGCGCGGGGAGCCTGCTCAACTACTCGCTGATGCTGGCCTTCTACCCGATGGCCGCGATCACCTGGACGTTGGGCGTGCTGGGCTGTGTGCTCTACCTGGTGCTCGGCGCCTCGGGCACGCAGGTCTCGTCCTCCGTCTGGCTGATGCTCTACAGCGATGTGGCCGCGCTCCAGATCGGCCTCTACGTGTGGAACCGCCGGCACAACGTCTCGCCGCACGAGCCCGCGGGATCGTCCGGCACCGCCGGGATGCTGATGTCCGCGCTCTCCGCGCCGATCTACGCGCGCTCGCTCGCGGACGCGCTGCTGCGCCGCAGATCCGGCTTCGTGGTCACCCCCAAGGGCGGCGCGGCCAGCCCCGACCAGCCCGCCACCTTCCGCTGGCATCTGGGCTGGGCCGGGGTGCTGACGGCCGCGCTGCTGATCTCGATGGCGCTGGGGCACACCCACGTGGCCATGCGCACCTGGGCGCTGATCGCGCTGGCCGTCTCGCTCGCGCCCCCAGCCATCTGGGCCTGGAGCAGCCGCGACCAGCGCCGACGGGCCGTGGGCCGGCACCGCGCCAGGGGCCAGTGGGCCCGCCTCGGCACGGTGCGCCGGCCCGCTCTCCAGCTCAGCACCGATGCCGATCGCCCGACCCAACCCGGCGGTGAGCGACCGCCGCGACGTCCCGTGGGAGCCGACCTATGA
- a CDS encoding DUF3817 domain-containing protein, whose product MDLKTVTALRRLRLVSAPEAVSFLLLLVCSVLKRTTDFNAVPVMGAVHGVLFVVYVLFWADAWNRAKWSLKTAAWYFLMSVVPVGGFFAERRLRRSEGDAVIAARARKEGVVNA is encoded by the coding sequence ATGGACCTCAAGACCGTCACCGCCCTGCGCCGCCTGCGTCTGGTGTCCGCGCCGGAAGCGGTGTCCTTTCTGCTGCTGCTGGTCTGCTCGGTGCTGAAGCGCACCACGGACTTCAACGCCGTGCCCGTGATGGGCGCGGTGCACGGCGTGCTGTTCGTCGTCTACGTGCTGTTCTGGGCCGACGCCTGGAACCGCGCCAAGTGGTCGCTGAAGACGGCCGCCTGGTACTTCCTGATGTCGGTCGTGCCGGTCGGCGGCTTCTTCGCCGAGCGGCGGCTGCGCCGCTCCGAGGGCGACGCGGTGATCGCCGCCCGCGCCCGCAAGGAGGGCGTCGTCAACGCCTGA
- a CDS encoding MarR family winged helix-turn-helix transcriptional regulator — protein MDTDTGTRWLTEDEQRAWRTHLEVIRLLVHQLERDLQPFGLTMNDYEILVNLSESEGRRMRMSDLAAATLQSKSRLSHQVTRMEKAELVRREHCDSDKRGLFAVLTEHGWDTMRKVAPHHVASARRHFVDLLTPEDLAALDRALRPVADHLHQRRGKP, from the coding sequence ATGGACACCGACACTGGCACCCGCTGGCTCACCGAGGACGAACAGCGGGCCTGGCGGACCCATCTGGAAGTCATCAGGCTGCTGGTCCACCAGTTGGAACGGGATCTTCAGCCGTTCGGCCTGACCATGAACGACTACGAGATACTCGTCAACCTCTCCGAGTCGGAGGGCAGGCGGATGCGGATGAGCGACCTGGCCGCCGCCACGCTCCAGTCCAAGAGCCGGCTCTCGCACCAGGTCACCCGGATGGAGAAGGCCGAACTCGTCCGCAGGGAGCACTGCGACTCGGACAAGCGCGGGCTCTTCGCCGTGCTCACCGAACACGGCTGGGACACCATGCGGAAGGTGGCGCCGCACCACGTGGCCTCGGCCCGCCGCCACTTCGTCGACCTGCTGACCCCCGAGGACCTCGCCGCCCTCGACCGCGCGCTGCGGCCCGTCGCCGACCATCTGCACCAGCGGCGCGGCAAACCCTAG
- a CDS encoding sensor histidine kinase, with amino-acid sequence MGSVRARATLGATAVVAVALVAAGLLLLWLLRSNLEEQVDLQAEVTGRDVAAQLATGRPPEDLDLDDANPVQVVDGDGVVYQVSDGLEEITGTGVARVTPDAPPRGSPEQPTEEPDDPDDDPDDDPDDDDDDDDDRADERLPGPGEMDDEIGTVTGSAVIDGEAGDYRFAVVEVNTPWDEDLIVYAGASLDIERAAIESVRTSMLVGVPGLLAVVAAVTWLVTRRALRPVEGIRRGMAEITRSEDLSRRVPEPTARDEVGRLARTTNETLAALESSVERQRRFVADASHELRSPIASLRTQLEVGAAHPELLDVPGAVQDTVRLQVLAADLLLLARLDAGERPLAGSVRLAPLVRGEVDERLGDRHPVEVEELAEVTVRGSRGQLARVLGNLLDNGQRHAAGRVRVSLREAAGWAELAVADDGDGVPEADRERIFERFVRLDDARSRDDGGAGLGLAIARDVALRHGGTLEVGRAPEGGALFTLRLPIAAGDEDPDESPAGTP; translated from the coding sequence ATGGGTAGCGTCCGGGCACGGGCCACGTTGGGGGCCACCGCCGTGGTCGCGGTGGCGCTGGTGGCCGCCGGCCTGCTGCTGCTGTGGCTGCTGCGGAGCAACCTGGAGGAGCAGGTCGATCTCCAGGCCGAGGTCACAGGGCGCGATGTGGCGGCCCAGCTGGCCACCGGCCGGCCCCCGGAGGATCTGGATCTGGACGACGCCAACCCAGTGCAGGTGGTGGACGGCGACGGGGTGGTCTACCAGGTCAGCGACGGTCTTGAGGAGATCACCGGCACCGGCGTCGCCCGGGTCACCCCCGACGCCCCACCGCGCGGCTCCCCCGAACAGCCCACGGAGGAGCCCGACGACCCGGACGACGACCCCGACGACGATCCCGACGATGACGATGACGATGACGACGACCGGGCCGACGAGAGGCTCCCAGGACCCGGCGAGATGGACGACGAGATCGGCACGGTCACCGGCAGCGCGGTGATCGACGGCGAGGCGGGCGACTACCGCTTCGCCGTCGTCGAGGTGAACACCCCGTGGGACGAGGATCTGATCGTCTATGCCGGCGCCTCGCTCGATATCGAGCGCGCCGCGATCGAGAGTGTTCGGACGTCGATGCTGGTGGGGGTGCCGGGGCTGCTGGCCGTGGTGGCGGCCGTCACCTGGCTGGTCACCCGCAGGGCGCTGCGCCCGGTGGAGGGCATCCGCCGGGGCATGGCCGAGATCACCCGCTCCGAGGACCTCTCCCGGCGGGTGCCCGAGCCGACGGCACGGGACGAGGTGGGCCGGCTGGCCAGGACCACCAACGAGACCCTGGCCGCCCTTGAGTCGTCCGTCGAGCGGCAGCGCCGCTTTGTCGCGGACGCCTCGCACGAGCTGCGCAGCCCCATCGCCTCGCTCCGCACCCAGCTGGAGGTGGGCGCCGCCCACCCCGAGCTGCTGGACGTGCCGGGCGCGGTGCAGGACACCGTGCGGCTCCAGGTGCTCGCCGCCGATCTGCTGCTGCTGGCGCGGCTGGACGCGGGGGAGCGTCCGCTGGCCGGCTCGGTGCGGCTGGCGCCGCTGGTGCGGGGGGAGGTGGACGAGCGGCTGGGGGACCGTCATCCGGTGGAGGTCGAGGAGCTGGCCGAGGTCACGGTGCGCGGTTCGCGCGGACAGCTCGCGCGCGTGCTGGGCAACCTGCTGGACAACGGGCAGCGGCACGCGGCCGGCCGGGTGCGGGTCTCGCTGCGCGAGGCGGCCGGCTGGGCCGAGCTGGCGGTCGCCGACGACGGCGACGGGGTCCCCGAGGCGGACCGGGAGCGGATCTTCGAGCGCTTCGTCCGGCTGGACGACGCGCGCAGCCGGGACGACGGCGGGGCCGGCCTCGGCCTGGCCATCGCCAGGGACGTGGCGCTCCGCCACGGCGGCACCCTGGAGGTCGGCCGGGCCCCGGAGGGCGGCGCCCTCTTCACGCTCCGCCTCCCGATCGCCGCCGGCGACGAGGACCCGGACGAGAGCCCGGCAGGTACCCCCTAG
- a CDS encoding response regulator transcription factor: MRVLIVEDEKRLARSLAQGLRAEGFAVDVVHTGTDGLHQATEGSYDLIVLDIMLPGMNGYRVCAALRAAGDETPILMLTAKDGEYDEAEGLDTGADDYLTKPFSYVVLVARVRALLRRRGRGAAPELRVGDLVVDRSTRRVTRGEREIPLTAKEFTVLERLAGRAGEVVSKAEILEHGWDFAYQGDPNIVEVYVSALRRKLGPGLIVTVRGAGYRLDAGGARRDG; encoded by the coding sequence GTGCGCGTGCTGATAGTCGAGGATGAGAAGCGGCTGGCGAGATCGCTGGCCCAGGGGCTGCGGGCCGAGGGCTTCGCCGTCGACGTGGTGCATACCGGCACCGACGGGTTGCACCAGGCCACGGAGGGCTCCTACGACCTCATTGTGCTGGACATCATGCTGCCCGGCATGAACGGGTACCGGGTCTGTGCCGCGCTGCGCGCCGCCGGGGACGAGACGCCGATCCTGATGCTCACCGCCAAGGACGGCGAGTACGACGAGGCGGAGGGGTTGGACACCGGCGCCGACGACTATCTGACCAAGCCGTTCTCGTATGTGGTGCTGGTCGCCCGGGTCCGCGCGCTGCTGCGCCGGCGCGGGCGGGGCGCGGCGCCCGAGCTGCGGGTCGGCGATCTGGTGGTCGACCGGTCGACGCGCAGGGTGACCAGGGGGGAGCGGGAGATCCCGCTGACCGCCAAGGAGTTCACCGTGCTTGAGCGGCTGGCCGGCCGGGCGGGCGAGGTGGTCTCCAAGGCGGAGATCCTGGAGCACGGTTGGGACTTCGCCTATCAGGGCGATCCCAACATCGTCGAGGTCTATGTCAGCGCGCTGCGCCGCAAGCTGGGCCCCGGTCTGATCGTCACGGTGCGCGGCGCCGGCTACCGGCTGGACGCTGGCGGTGCGCGTCGTGATGGGTAG
- a CDS encoding PepSY domain-containing protein, with product MKRNMIVAMAAAGAVIGGGTLAGVALGASGDDKARTESAALSGTSLSVRDGGTAAGSDDNGADDRVVQDEDSAAQRAVVTALTETPGVVTEVELERDDDDPRGWEIEIYGEGERWHRVLVSEDGTEILTSREGRWDDDDDDDDDDDLAAARSLLAAETSTDALAAIAIAEAHTGADLREADVDDGRWELELRGSDGTEHEIEISLQTGEIVGQESERDDDDDDDWDDRDDRRDDDDDRDDV from the coding sequence ATGAAGCGGAACATGATCGTGGCGATGGCGGCTGCGGGCGCGGTGATCGGCGGCGGCACGCTGGCGGGCGTCGCGCTCGGCGCGAGCGGCGACGACAAGGCCAGGACGGAGTCCGCCGCGCTCAGCGGCACCAGCCTCTCCGTCCGCGACGGCGGAACGGCGGCGGGCTCGGACGACAACGGCGCCGACGACCGCGTCGTGCAGGACGAGGACTCGGCGGCGCAGCGCGCCGTGGTGACCGCGCTGACGGAGACGCCGGGGGTGGTCACCGAGGTCGAGCTGGAACGGGACGACGACGACCCGCGCGGCTGGGAGATCGAGATCTACGGCGAGGGTGAGCGCTGGCACAGGGTGCTGGTCAGCGAGGACGGCACCGAGATCCTCACCAGCCGCGAGGGCCGGTGGGACGACGACGATGACGACGATGACGACGACGACCTGGCTGCCGCGCGCAGCCTGCTGGCCGCCGAGACCAGCACGGACGCCCTGGCGGCCATCGCGATCGCCGAGGCACACACCGGAGCGGACCTCCGCGAGGCGGACGTGGACGACGGCCGCTGGGAGCTGGAGCTGCGCGGCTCGGACGGCACGGAGCACGAGATCGAGATCAGCCTCCAGACCGGCGAGATCGTCGGCCAGGAGTCGGAGCGCGACGACGACGATGACGATGACTGGGACGACCGGGACGACCGTCGTGATGACGACGACGACCGGGACGACGTCTGA
- the meaB gene encoding methylmalonyl Co-A mutase-associated GTPase MeaB, producing MAAAGRGEARAVARLISLVENASPRLRDIMAELAPHTGRARVIGLTGSPGVGKSTCTSALVAAYRRAGLRVGVLAVDPSSPFSGGALLGDRVRMNEHALDPGVYVRSMATRGHLGGLAWAVPQAVRVLDAAGCDVILIETVGVGQSEVDIAAQADTTVVLLAPGMGDGVQAAKAGILEIGDIFVVNKADRDGAGTTVRELQHMLGLGAPRAPGDWRPAILRTVAARGEGVDELVATLEKHAAWQHEHGAIVERRRRRAAREIETIALTALRARMDALRGDHHLAALARRVQAGELDPYGAADLLVEELSTPD from the coding sequence CTGGCGGCGGCCGGGCGGGGTGAGGCGAGGGCGGTGGCCCGGCTGATCTCCCTGGTGGAGAACGCCTCACCCCGTCTGCGCGACATCATGGCCGAGTTGGCCCCGCACACGGGCCGGGCCCGGGTGATCGGGCTGACCGGCTCGCCCGGCGTCGGCAAGTCCACCTGCACCTCGGCGCTGGTCGCCGCCTACCGCCGGGCCGGCCTCCGGGTCGGCGTGCTGGCTGTCGACCCCTCGTCGCCGTTCTCCGGCGGCGCCCTGCTGGGCGACCGGGTCCGGATGAACGAGCACGCGCTCGACCCGGGCGTCTATGTGCGGTCCATGGCCACCAGGGGCCACCTCGGCGGGCTCGCCTGGGCGGTACCGCAGGCGGTCCGGGTGCTGGACGCCGCCGGCTGCGACGTGATCCTGATCGAGACGGTCGGCGTCGGCCAGTCCGAGGTGGACATCGCGGCCCAGGCCGACACCACGGTGGTGCTGCTGGCCCCGGGGATGGGGGACGGCGTGCAGGCCGCCAAGGCCGGCATCCTGGAGATCGGCGACATCTTCGTCGTCAACAAGGCCGACCGGGACGGGGCGGGCACCACCGTCCGCGAGCTACAGCACATGCTCGGCCTCGGCGCCCCGCGCGCGCCCGGCGACTGGCGGCCCGCCATCCTCCGCACGGTCGCCGCGCGCGGCGAGGGCGTGGACGAGCTGGTCGCCACGCTGGAGAAACACGCGGCCTGGCAGCACGAGCACGGCGCGATCGTCGAACGCCGACGGCGTCGCGCGGCCCGCGAGATCGAGACCATCGCGCTGACCGCCCTCCGCGCCCGCATGGACGCGCTCAGGGGCGACCACCACCTCGCGGCGCTGGCGCGCCGCGTCCAGGCCGGCGAACTGGACCCCTACGGCGCGGCGGACCTCCTCGTCGAGGAGCTCTCCACCCCCGACTGA
- a CDS encoding acetyl-CoA C-acetyltransferase has translation MTVSPARRSVIVAGARTPMGRLLGSLAPLTGAELGSLAIRAALERAGITGEQAQYVIMGQVLTAGAGQIPARQAAVGAGIPMTVPALTVNKVCLSGLDAIALADQLIRAGEFDVVVAGGQESMSNAPHLLPSGRRGVKYGAVQMLDAMAHDGLTDPFEGIAMGESTEKHNTRLGITRAEQDAVAAASHQRAAEARKNGVFDAEITPVTLPARKGDPLVVDADEGIRPDTTEESLARLRPAFGGAGEGTITAGSSSQISDGAAAVVVMERSRAEALGLSWLAEIGAHGNVAGPDNSLQSQPSRAIQHALGKAGLTVDDLDVIEINEAFAAVVVQSMKDLGVSLERVNPNGGAIALGHPIGMSGARLALHLAHELRRRGGGVGAAALCGGGGQGDALLLSAPRG, from the coding sequence ATGACGGTTTCCCCAGCACGCCGTTCGGTGATCGTCGCGGGGGCGCGCACCCCGATGGGCCGGCTGCTCGGCTCGCTGGCCCCGCTGACCGGCGCCGAGCTCGGCTCGCTGGCGATCAGGGCCGCGTTGGAGCGGGCCGGGATCACCGGCGAGCAGGCGCAGTACGTGATCATGGGCCAGGTGCTCACGGCGGGCGCCGGGCAGATCCCGGCCCGCCAGGCCGCCGTCGGCGCCGGCATCCCGATGACGGTGCCCGCGCTGACGGTGAACAAGGTCTGTCTCTCCGGGCTCGACGCCATCGCGCTGGCCGACCAGCTGATCAGGGCCGGCGAGTTCGACGTCGTGGTGGCCGGCGGCCAGGAGTCCATGAGCAACGCGCCGCACCTGCTGCCCAGCGGGCGGCGCGGCGTCAAGTACGGCGCCGTGCAGATGCTGGACGCGATGGCGCACGACGGGCTGACCGACCCCTTCGAGGGCATCGCCATGGGCGAGTCCACCGAGAAGCACAACACCCGGCTCGGCATCACCAGGGCCGAACAGGACGCGGTCGCCGCCGCCTCCCACCAGCGGGCGGCCGAGGCGCGGAAGAACGGCGTCTTCGACGCGGAGATCACCCCGGTGACGCTTCCGGCGCGCAAGGGCGATCCGCTGGTCGTCGACGCCGACGAGGGCATCCGCCCCGACACCACGGAGGAGTCCCTGGCCCGGCTGCGGCCCGCGTTCGGCGGCGCGGGCGAGGGCACCATCACGGCCGGCTCCTCCTCGCAGATCTCGGACGGCGCCGCCGCCGTGGTGGTCATGGAGCGCTCCAGGGCGGAGGCGCTCGGCCTTTCGTGGCTGGCCGAGATCGGCGCCCACGGCAACGTCGCGGGGCCGGACAACTCCCTCCAGTCGCAGCCGTCCCGCGCCATCCAGCACGCCCTGGGCAAGGCCGGGCTGACGGTGGACGACCTGGACGTGATCGAGATCAACGAGGCGTTCGCCGCCGTCGTGGTGCAGTCAATGAAGGACCTTGGCGTTTCACTCGAACGAGTGAATCCGAATGGCGGCGCCATCGCTCTCGGCCACCCCATCGGCATGTCGGGCGCCCGGCTGGCGCTGCACCTCGCGCACGAGCTGCGCCGCCGGGGCGGCGGCGTCGGCGCCGCCGCGCTGTGCGGCGGGGGCGGCCAGGGCGACGCCCTGCTGCTGAGCGCGCCGCGTGGCTGA
- the mce gene encoding methylmalonyl-CoA epimerase codes for MLTRIDHIGIACFDLDTTVEFYRATYGFEVHHSEVNEEQGVREAMIRINGTDDGGASWLQLLQPIREDSPVGKWMAKNGEGVHHIAFGTADVDSDSEAIRDKGVRVLYEQPRRGSMDSRITFLHPKDCHGVLTELVTAAPPKAAESAEDPDAH; via the coding sequence ATGTTGACGCGCATCGACCACATCGGGATCGCCTGCTTCGATCTCGACACCACCGTTGAGTTCTACCGAGCCACCTACGGCTTCGAGGTCCACCACTCCGAGGTCAATGAGGAACAGGGCGTCCGTGAGGCCATGATCCGGATCAACGGCACGGACGACGGCGGCGCCTCCTGGCTCCAGCTGCTCCAACCGATCAGGGAGGACTCCCCGGTCGGCAAGTGGATGGCGAAGAACGGCGAGGGCGTGCACCATATCGCCTTCGGCACGGCCGACGTCGACAGCGACTCCGAGGCCATCAGGGACAAGGGCGTGCGGGTCCTCTACGAGCAGCCGCGGCGCGGCTCCATGGACTCCCGCATCACGTTCCTGCATCCCAAGGACTGCCACGGGGTGCTCACCGAGCTGGTGACCGCGGCTCCCCCGAAGGCCGCCGAAAGCGCCGAGGACCCCGACGCCCACTGA